A segment of the Synechococcus sp. MEDNS5 genome:
TGCGGGAAGCCCGGGATCTGCTCGCTGCAGCTCCGGGGGTGCAGCTGATGGAAGACCCTGCCTCCAATCGTTTCCCAATGCCCACGGATGTGGCCGGCCGTGATCCTGTGATGGTGGGCCGTGTGCGGGAAGACATCAGCGAGCCCAAGTCTCTTGAGTTCTGGCTGTGTGGGGATCAGATCCGCAAGGGGGCCGCTCTCAACGCCATCCAGATCGCCGAACTGCTGCTCCCCGCCTGAATCGTTATGAGCCCTGCTGCAGAACTCTCTCCCATCCCCTTTGGCCGTTTGCTTACGGCCATGGTCACCCCCTTCGATTCGGAGGGCGCTGTGGATCTCGCCTTGGCCGGTCGCCTGGCCCGTCATCTGGTGGATGAGGGATCCGACGGTCTGGTGGTGTGCGGCACCACCGGTGAATCCCCCACCCTCAGTTGGACTGAACAGGTCCAGTTGCTGGAAGCCGTGCGTCAAGCCGTTGGTCCTGGGGTGCCGGTGCTCGCCGGCACAGGCAGCAACTGCACCCAGGAAGCGGTGAAGGCCACCCGTGAGGCCGCTGCGGCCGGTGCCGATGGGGCCCTGGTGGTGGTGCCTTATTACAACAAGCCTCCCCAGGAGGGTCTGGAGGCTCATTTCCGTGCCATCGCCGAAGCGGCTCCCGAGCTTCCGCTGATGCTTTACAACATTCCCAGCCGTACGGGTTGCTCGATGGAGCCATCCACCGTGGCGCGCCTGATGGACTGCAGCAACGTTGTCAGTTTCAAGGCCGCCAGCGGCACCACCGAAGAAGTCACGGCTCTGCGTCTGGCCTGTGGAGCCAAGCTGGCGATCTACAGCGGTGACGA
Coding sequences within it:
- the dapA gene encoding 4-hydroxy-tetrahydrodipicolinate synthase, with amino-acid sequence MSPAAELSPIPFGRLLTAMVTPFDSEGAVDLALAGRLARHLVDEGSDGLVVCGTTGESPTLSWTEQVQLLEAVRQAVGPGVPVLAGTGSNCTQEAVKATREAAAAGADGALVVVPYYNKPPQEGLEAHFRAIAEAAPELPLMLYNIPSRTGCSMEPSTVARLMDCSNVVSFKAASGTTEEVTALRLACGAKLAIYSGDDGLLLPMLSVGAVGVVSVASHLVGRRMRAMVEAYLSGQPAVALGHHEQLIPLFKALFSTTNPIPVKAALELSGWPVGSPRSPLLPLDPAMRAALSDTLVALRPT